A window from Theobroma cacao cultivar B97-61/B2 chromosome 3, Criollo_cocoa_genome_V2, whole genome shotgun sequence encodes these proteins:
- the LOC18605373 gene encoding probable pectinesterase/pectinesterase inhibitor 33 — protein MEVKILLIFLISFSSIFSTALARDSRSNITWWCSKTPHPEPCKYFMRHGSHRFAPEHMTEFRKMLVRVAMDRAVVAEKNVLEFGQSCESRHQKAAWRDCLKLFDNTILQLNLTLQGLETGSRISCSDFDAQTWLSTALTNIQTCEAGFMDFNVSDFSTPITSNNISQLISNSLAVNGVFLHMKNHTEVSPGWLSRHDRWLLASASTKVKAHLVVAKDGSGNFKTVQAALDAAAKRRRTSRFIIYVKKGVYRENIEVVNTNSNIMLIGDGMKRTIITSSRSVKTGYTTYSSATAGIDGPGFIARDITFSNTAGPTKGQAVALRSASDLSVFYRCAIQGYQDTLMVHSQRQFYRECYIYGTIDIIFGNAAVVLQNCSIFARKPLKGQANIITAQGRGDPYQNTGIAIHNSRILAANDLKPVVRSFKTYLGRPWQKYSRTVVLKTYLASLVSPAGWSKWGDSNFALDTLYYGEYKNNGPASSTRYRVKWRGFHVITSPNVASRFTVNSLIAGGSWLPATGVPFTAGL, from the exons ATGGAGGTCAAGATATTGTTAATCTTTTTAATATcattctcttcaattttctccACTGCGCTCGCCAGGGATAGTCGAAGCAATATAACATGGTGGTGTAGCAAAACGCCTCACCCTGAACCATGCAAATATTTCATGCGCCACGGCTCCCACCGTTTTGCACCCGAACATATGACTGAATTTCGGAAGATGCTAGTTCGAGTAGCCATGGATCGAGCCGTCGTGGCCGAAAAGAATGTCTTGGAGTTTGGACAGAGTTGTGAGAGTCGACACCAGAAGGCGGCATGGAGGGATTGTCTCAAACTTTTCGATAATACCATTCTTCAACTCAACCTTACTCTACAAGGCCTAGAGACTGGGAGCAGGATTAGCTGCAGTGATTTTGATGCACAAACTTGGCTTAGCACAGCCTTGACCAATATCCAAACATGCGAAGCGGGGTTCATGGATTTCAATGTTTCAGACTTCTCTACGCCTATAACATCCAACAACATATCCCAGCTTATTAGTAATAGTTTAGCCGTTAATGGGGTTTTCTTGCATATGAAAAACCATACAGAAGTTTCTCCTGGTTGGCTTTCGAGGCACGACAGGTGGCTACTAGCATCCGCATCGACAAAAGTAAAGGCACATCTTGTGGTAGCAAAAGATGGTTCAGGAAATTTTAAGACCGTTCAAGCTGCTCTGGATGCTGCAGCAAAGAGGAGAAGGACCAGCAGGTTTATCATATATGTGAAAAAAGGTGTTTATAGGGAGAATATTGAGGTTGTCAATACTAACTCTAACATTATGCTGATTGGTGATGGCATGAAACGCACAATAATCACCAGCAGCAGGAGTGTTAAAACAGGTTACACAACCTACAGCTCTGCTACTGCCG GCATTGATGGCCCTGGATTCATTGCTCGGGACATTACATTCAGCAACACAGCCGGTCCAACAAAAGGTCAAGCAGTTGCCCTCCGTTCAGCATCGGATCTCTCGGTCTTCTACAGATGTGCCATACAGGGATATCAGGACACCCTCATGGTACATTCACAGCGACAATTCTACAGAGAGTGTTACATCTATGGCACTATAGACATCATATTTGGCAATGCAGCAGTAGTCTTACAAAACTGCTCAATCTTTGCCAGAAAACCCTTAAAGGGCCAGGCAAACATAATCACAGCACAAGGCCGTGGTGACCCTTACCAGAACACCGGGATCGCAATCCATAATTCAAGAATTTTAGCAGCAAATGATCTTAAGCCAGTGGTTCGTTCATTTAAAACCTACTTAGGGAGGCCATGGCAGAAGTATTCTCGAACAGTTGTCCTAAAAACTTACCTCGCCAGCTTAGTTAGTCCTGCAGGATGGTCGAAATGGGGCGATTCTAACTTTGCCCTTGACACATTGTATTACGGAGAGTACAAGAATAATGGCCCAGCTTCTTCTACTAGATATAGGGTCAAATGGCGAGGTTTTCATGTAATAACTAGCCCAAATGTGGCGTCACGTTTCACTGTTAATAGCCTTATTGCTGGCGGGTCATGGCTCCCGGCAACTGGTGTGCCATTCACTGCAGGCCTCTGA
- the LOC18605369 gene encoding NAC domain-containing protein 7 — MNTFTQVPPGFRFHPTDEELVDYYLRKKITSRRIDLDVIKDVDLYKIEPWDLQELCRIGTEEQNEWYFFSHKDKKYPTGTRTNRATAAGFWKATGRDKAIYSKHDLIGMRKTLVFYKGRAPNGQKSDWIMHEYRLETDENGTPQEEGWAVCRVFKKRIATIRKVSEHESPCWYDDQVSFIPDLDSPKQTSQSNMAYHIPYSCKKELDLQYHVPHEHYLQLPLLESPKLLQTPAGAVTCNSMAAYGLDMNNASTLQSSTLSQEDHIQQTHDQQHLHALYGNSSNAQAVDQLTDWRVLDKFVASQLSQEDVAKENNYLSASAANNVFHSSEQTNLLSRHLNKQEMVPENASTSTSSCQIDLWK; from the exons ATGAATACATTTACACAAGTTCCACCAGGCTTTCGCTTCCATCCCACGGATGAAGAACTCGTGGACTATTACCTTAGGAAAAAGATTACATCAAGAAGGATTGACCTAGATGTCATTAAAGATGTGGACCTCTATAAAATTGAGCCATGGGATCTTCAAG AGTTATGCAGAATAGGAACAGAAGAGCAAAATGAATGGTATTTCTTCAGCCATAAGGATAAGAAGTATCCAACTGGAACTCGCACAAATAGAGCCACTGCAGCTGGGTTTTGGAAAGCAACGGGTAGAGACAAGGCTATTTATTCCAAGCATGACTTGATTGGGATGAGGAAGACCTTGGTCTTTTACAAAGGTCGAGCCCCAAATGGACAAAAGTCAGACTGGATTATGCATGAATATCGCCTTGAAACTGATGAAAATGGGACTCCACAG GAAGAAGGATGGGCTGTGTGTAGGGTATTCAAGAAGAGAATAGCAACTATCCGCAAAGTCAGTGAGCATGAATCTCCATGTTGGTATGATGATCAAGTCTCTTTCATTCCAGATCTAGATTCACCAAAGCAAACATCCCAGTCTAACATGGCTTACCACATTCCGTATTCCTGCAAGAAAGAGCTTGATTTGCAATACCATGTCCCCCATGAGCATTACCTCCAGCTACCTCTTCTAGAGAGCCCAAAACTACTCCAGACACCGGCCGGTGCAGTAACCTGCAATTCCATGGCTGCATATGGCCTAGACATGAACAATGCCAGCACTCTACAGTCTTCAACCCTAAGTCAGGAAGATCATATTCAACAAACTCATGATCAGCAACACTTGCATGCGCTCTACGGTAACAGCAGCAATGCGCAAGCGGTGGATCAATTGACAGATTGGCGCGTTCTTGACAAGTTTGTTGCTTCTCAGCTCAGTCAAGAAGATGTTGCCAAGGAAAATAATTACTTAAGTGCTTCAGCGGCCAATAATGTCTTCCATTCATCGGAGCAGACGAATTTGCTCAGCAGACACCTGAACAAGCAAGAAATGGTACCGGAAAATGCATCAACATCAACATCCAGTTGTCAGATTGATCTGTGGAAGTGA
- the LOC18605372 gene encoding pectinesterase 2: MATKLALFVIFMSFSLVPPTLSSVVTNGIDYWCDRTPNPQPCKYFMRQKGKSYVPKQKSEFRKMAVQIALDRALNAQSHNKGLGKKCRNDKEKAAWADCLKLYEETILQLNQTLDSTKCTDFDVQTWLSTALTNLETCRAGFVELGVSDYILPLMSNNVSKLISNTLALNNNASFVPQTYKHGFPRWLKAGDRKLLQSSSPTPNLVVAQDGSGNHRTIKEALDAAAKRSGSGRFVIHVKRGVYKENLEIGNKLKNIMLVGDGLRYTIITGSRSVGGGSTTFNSATVAVAGEGFIARGITFRNTAGPQNHQAVALRSGSDLSVFYRCGFEGYQDTLYVHSQRQFYKECYIYGTVDFIFGNAAVVLQNCMIYARRPMDKQKNIVTAQGRTDPNQNTGISIHNSRVMAANDLTPVLSSFKTFLGRPWKEYSRTVFMQTYLDSLVDPAGWFEWDGDFALNTLYYGEYKNIGPAAPTSRRVTWKGYRVITSATEASKFTVTNFIAGRSWLPDTGIPFTSGL, translated from the exons ATGGCGACTAAGCTTGCTTTGTTTGTGATTTTCATGTCCTTTTCATTGGTTCCGCCAACCCTGTCTTCTGTAGTCACCAATGGGATAGACTATTGGTGCGACAGAACCCCAAACCCTCAGCCTTGTAAGTATTTCATGCGCCAGAAAGGCAAAAGCTACGTGCCTAAGCAAAAATCTGAGTTCCGCAAAATGGCAGTCCAAATAGCCCTCGACCGTGCGCTCAATGCTCAGAGTCACAACAAGGGGCTCGGGAAGAAATGTAGAAATGACAAGGAGAAGGCTGCATGGGCTGATTGCTTGAAACTCTACGAAGAAACCATTCTTCAACTCAACCAAACCTTAGACTCCACCAAATGCACCGATTTTGACGTGCAAACCTGGCTAAGTACTGCGCTGACCAACCTTGAAACCTGTCGGGCAGGCTTCGTGGAGCTAGGAGTTTCTGATTACATATTGCCCCTTATGTCCAATAATGTCTCAAAGCTAATAAGCAATACTTTGGCTTTGAACAATAATGCTTCATTTGTGCCGCAGACTTATAAACACGGCTTTCCTAGGTGGCTCAAGGCTGGCGACAGAAAGCTCTTGCAGTCGTCTTCGCCAACACCAAATCTTGTGGTGGCTCAAGACGGGTCCGGGAACCATAGGACCATTAAGGAAGCGCTTGACGCCGCTGCAAAAAGGAGTGGAAGTGGGAGATTTGTGATACATGTGAAGCGTGGGGTTTACAAGGAAAATCTTGAGATTGGCAACAAACTGAAGAATATCATGTTGGTTGGAGATGGTTTGAGGTACACAATTATCACTGGCAGCAGGAGTGTTGGAGGTGGTTCCACCACTTTCAACTCTGCAACTGTTG CGGTGGCTGGTGAAGGGTTCATTGCCCGTGGCATAACATTTCGCAACACCGCAGGTCCGCAGAACCACCAAGCAGTGGCCCTCAGATCAGGCTCTGATCTTTCGGTCTTCTACCGCTGCGGCTTCGAGGGATATCAAGACACGCTCTACGTCCATTCCCAGCGACAGTTCTACAAGGAATGCTACATATATGGCACAGTAGACTTCATCTTCGGAAATGCAGCTGTGGTGTTGCAAAACTGCATGATTTATGCAAGGAGGCCAATGGATAAGCAAAAGAACATCGTCACTGCCCAAGGCAGGACCGACCCTAACCAAAATACTGGCATTTCAATCCACAATTCACGAGTAATGGCAGCCAATGACCTTACCCCGGTGCTTTCTTCATTCAAAACGTTCCTAGGACGGCCATGGAAAGAGTACTCACGAACTGTTTTCATGCAAACTTATCTTGATTCTTTGGTGGATCCAGCAGGCTGGTTCGAGTGGGATGGTGACTTTGCTCTAAACACTCTGTATTATGGAGAGTACAAAAATATTGGCCCAGCAGCTCCGACGAGCAGAAGGGTGACATGGAAGGGTTATCGAGTTATAACCAGCGCTACTGAAGCATCAAAGTTCACAGTAACTAACTTCATTGCTGGAAGATCATGGTTGCCGGACACTGGGATACCTTTCACCTCTGGCCTTTGA
- the LOC18605370 gene encoding pentatricopeptide repeat-containing protein At5g62370 has product MIKKRLLSCHLFFKTRRAITTSTLPLDPSFAAVSSICTDHKSFCLSLTEQLIKRGLLSSAQQLIQRIISQSSSVSDAITAVDFVTARGLDLDLSTFGALIKKLVRSGYPQLAYSLYSDNIIRRGINPDPFIVNSMVICLCKLGKLEEASTLFDRLLMNNSSEKPAFNALVRELFAQERFLDAFDYFVAMSDIGVNLGCWYYNGLIDGLCQKGNLEEAIQMFDLMRETAGLSPTLHLYKSLFYGLCKHGWVLEAEFLIGEIESQGFYVDRTMYTSLIKEYCKDRKMKMAMRIYLRMLKTGCEPDSYTYNTLIHGFVKMGLFDQGWVLYNQMMEKGLQPDVITYHVMISNYCREGKVNCASMLLNSMVSNNLAPSVHCYTVLITSFYKENRLMEAGELYKSMLTGGIVPDHVLFFTLMKMYPKGYELHLALMIVQAIAVNGCGFDPLLLAVSDSEDLEQKIELLIGKIEKTNLSLANVAFTILISALSEGRKLDTAVHFMDKLMNLGCMPLLFTYNSLVKCLSQEGLFEDAKSLVDLMQDRGIFPDQATYLIMVNEHCKHGDLASAFDILDQMEDRGMKPGVAIYDCIIGSLCRQKRLFEAEDMFIRMLESGEDPDEIVYMTMINGYSKNGRLIEARQLFEKMIEDAIRPTSHSYTALISGLVKKDMTDKGCMYLDRMLGDGLVPNVVLYTSLINNFLRKGEFEFAFRLVDLMDRNQIEHDLITYIALVSGVCRNITSRKRWCSIKRSSERAREMLFRLLHYRCLLPREKKLRVSDSSPEAMKCFALKLMQKVKETRFMPNLYLYNGIISGFCWADRMQDAYDHFELMQKEGVRPNQVTLTILMGGHIKAGEIDHAIDLFNKMNADDCTPDKIAYNTLIKGLCQAGRLLEALSLLHAMHKRGLIPRKATYENLLAHFCASYLCIPAFKIFEEMLASNVVPRPYSYNWLLCILCEQKKLREAYIVFDTMIQRGKYPLKSTERLLAETLRKQGECDFGFMIQDITPV; this is encoded by the coding sequence ATGATAAAGAAGAGACTTCTTTCGTGTCACCTCTTCTTCAAAACCAGAAGAGCAATTACAACCTCAACTCTTCCACTGGACCCGTCATTTGCCGCCGTTTCATCCATCTGCACCGACCATAAATCCTTTTGCCTCTCCTTAACGGAGCAACTCATTAAACGCGGCTTACTGTCCTCTGCTCAGCAACTGATTCAACGCATTATTTCTCAGTCTTCGTCAGTCTCTGATGCAATAACAGCCGTTGATTTCGTCACTGCTCGTGGCTTGGACCTTGATTTATCCACATTCGGGGCTCTTATTAAGAAGCTTGTGCGATCAGGGTATCCTCAATTGGCCTATTCTCTGTACTCTGATAACATTATTCGTAGAGGTATCAATCCTGACCCCTTCATTGTTAATAGTATGGTTATATGTTTGTGTAAGTTAGGGAAGTTAGAGGAAGCTAGCACTCTTTTTGATAGGCTTTTAATGAATAATTCAAGTGAAAAACCTGCCTTTAATGCTCTTGTTAGGGAGCTTTTTGCACAAGAAAGGTTTCTGGATGCGTTTGATTACTTTGTTGCGATGAGTGATATTGGTGTTAATCTGGGTTGCTGGTATTATAATGGGTTGATTGATGGGCTCTGTCAAAAAGGGAACTTAGAAGAAGCAATTCAAATGTTTGATTTAATGCGTGAAACAGCAGGGTTGTCGCCTACACTTCATTTGTATAAGTCTTTGTTTTATGGTCTTTGCAAACATGGGTGGGTCCTTGAGGCAGAATTTTTGATAGGAGAAATAGAGTCGCAGGGTTTCTATGTAGATAGGACGATGTACACTTCATTGATAAAGGAGTATTGTAAGGATAGGAAGATGAAAATGGCGATGAGAATTTACTTGAGAATGCTCAAGACAGGTTGTGAGCCAGATAGTTATACTTATAACACGTTGATTCATGGGTTTGTCAAGATGGGTTTGTTTGATCAGGGTTGGGTGTTATACAACCAGATGATGGAGAAGGGACTGCAGCCTGATGTGATAACGTATCATGTTATGATTAGTAATTATTGCAGGGAAGGGAAGGTCAATTGTGCTTCTATGCTTCTGAACAGCATGGTCAGCAACAATTTAGCTCCTAGTGTACACTGTTACACAGTTTTAATCACTTCCTTTTACAAGGAGAATAGGCTAATGGAAGCAGGTGAACTTTATAAAAGCATGCTGACTGGTGGGATTGTTCCAGACCATGTTCTGTTCTTCACACTTATGAAGATGTATCCTAAGGGGTATGAGCTTCACCTTGCTCTTATGATTGTGCAGGCAATAGCCGTTAATGGGTGTGGGTTTGATCCTTTATTACTTGCAGTTTCTGATTCTGAAGACTTGGAGCAAAAAATTGAGCTTTTGATTGGCAAGATTGAGAAAACCAACTTGAGTTTAGCCAATGTTGCATTCACTATACTTATCAGTGCATTGTCTGAGGGACGAAAATTGGATACCGCTGTGCATTTCATGGATAAATTGATGAATCTAGGATGCATGCCTCTGCTTTTTACTTACAACTCCTTGGTGAAGTGTCTTTCTCAGGAGGGTCTCTTTGAGGATGCTAAATCCCTAGTTGATCTCATGCAAGATCGAGGTATTTTTCCAGACCAAGCTACTTATTTGATAATGGTAAATGAACACTGTAAGCATGGGGATCTAGCATCAGCTTTTGATATCCTGGACCAAATGGAGGACAGGGGAATGAAACCTGGTGTTGCTATTTATGACTGCATAATAGGTTCTCTATGCCGACAGAAAAGGTTGTTTGAAGCTGAAGATATGTTCATAAGGATGCTTGAGTCTGGGGAGGATCCCGATGAGATTGTTTATATGACAATGATTAATGGCTACTCAAAGAATGGAAGACTCATTGAAGCCCGTCAACtatttgagaaaatgatagagGATGCTATTAGGCCAACTTCTCATTCTTACACGGCTCTGATTAGTGGGCTAGTGAAGAAAGACATGACTGATAAGGGATGTATGTATCTTGATAGAATGTTGGGTGATGGTCTTGTGCCAAATGTTGTACTGTATACCTCTCTCATCAATAATTTCTTGCGGAAGGGAGAGTTTGAATTTGCGTTTAGATTAGTTGATTTGATGGACAGAAACCAGATTGAGCATGACCTGATTACTTATATTGCACTGGTCAGTGGTGTTTGCAGAAACATTACCAGCAGGAAAAGATGGTGCTCTATAAAGAGAAGTTCTGAAAGAGCAAGAGAAATGTTGTTCCGTTTGCTCCATTATAGATGTCTCCTGCCACGAGAAAAGAAGTTAAGAGTTTCTGATAGTTCTCCTGAAGCAATGAAATGCTTTGCATTGAAGCTCATGCAGAAGGTTAAAGAAACAAGGTTTATGCCAAATTTGTACCTCTACAATGGTATAATATCTGGATTTTGTTGGGCAGATAGGATGCAGGATGCATATGATCATTTTGAATTGATGCAAAAAGAAGGTGTCCGTCCTAATCAAGTGACTTTAACTATACTTATGGGTGGACATATTAAAGCTGGTGAAATTGATCATGCCATAGacttatttaataaaatgaatGCAGATGATTGCACTCCAGATAAAATTGCGTACAACACTTTAATAAAAGGCCTTTGCCAGGCTGGTAGACTACTTGAAGCATTGTCACTTTTGCATGCGATGCACAAGAGGGGGCTCATTCCTAGGAAGGCCACTTATGAAAATTTACTTGCACATTTTTGTGCTAGTTATTTGTGCATCCCTGCATTCAAGATATTTGAAGAAATGCTTGCTTCTAATGTTGTGCCTCGACCATATAGTTATAACTGGTTGCTTTGTATTTTATgtgaacaaaagaaattgCGGGAAGCTTATATAGTATTTGATACAATGATTCAAAGGGGCAAATACCCTTTAAAATCAACAGAAAGGCTCCTGGCTGAGACATTAAGGAAACAAGGAGAATGTGACTTTGGTTTCATGATTCAAGATATAACCCCTGTGTAA